A region from the Leopardus geoffroyi isolate Oge1 chromosome C2, O.geoffroyi_Oge1_pat1.0, whole genome shotgun sequence genome encodes:
- the HTR1F gene encoding 5-hydroxytryptamine receptor 1F, protein MDSLNSSDQNLTSEELLNRMPSKILVSLTLSGLALMTTTINSLVIAAIIVTRKLHHPANYLICSLAVTDFLVAVLVMPFSIVYIVRESWIMGQVVCDIWLSVDITCCTCSILHLSAIALDRYRAITDAVEYSRKRTPKHAGITITIVWIISIFISMPPLFWRHQGTSRDDECIIKHDHIVSTIYSTFGAFYIPLTLILILYYKIYKAAKMLYHKRQASRIAKEEVNGQVLLGSSEKSTRLVSTPYMLEKSLSDPSTDFDKIHSTVKSSRSDFKHEKSWRRQKISGTRERKAATTLGLILGAFVICWLPFFVKELVVNVCEKCKISEEMSNFLTWLGYLNSLINPLIYTIFNEDFKKAFQKLVRCRC, encoded by the coding sequence atggattCCTTAAACTCATCTGACCAAAACTTGACTTCAGAAGAACTATTAAACAGAATGCCGTCTAAAATTCTGGTGTCCCTCACTCTCTCCGGGCTGGCACTGATGACAACAACCATCAACTCCCTTGTGATTGCTGCAATTATTGTCACCCGGAAGCTGCACCACCCAGCCAACTATTTAATTTGCTCCCTTGCCGTCACAGATTTTCTTGTAGCTGTCCTGGTGATGCCTTTCAGCATCGTGTACATTGTGAGAGAGAGCTGGATTATGGGGCAGGTGGTCTGTGACATCTGGCTGAGCGTTGACATTACGTGCTGCACGTGCTCCATCTTGCATCTCTCTGCTATAGCTCTGGATCGGTATCGGGCAATCACAGATGCTGTGGAGTACTCCAGGAAAAGGACTCCCAAGCATGCTGGCATTACGATTACAATAGTTTggattatatctatttttatctctatGCCTCCTTTATTCTGGAGGCACCAAGGAACTAGCCGCGATGATGAGTGCATCATCAAACACGACCACATCGTCTCGACTATTTACTCAACATTCGGAGCCTTCTACATCCCATTAACATTGATTTTGATCCTCtactacaaaatatataaagcagcgAAAATGTTATACCACAAGAGACAAGCAAGTAGGATTGCCAAGGAGGAGGTGAATGGCCAAGTCCTTTTGGGGAGTAGTGAGAAAAGCACCAGACTAGTCTCCACACCCTACATGCTAGAAAAATCTTTATCTGATCCATCAACAGACTTTGATAAAATTCACAGCACAGTGAAAAGCTCCAGGTCTGATTTCAAGCATGAGAAATCTTGGAGAAGGCAAAAGATCTCAGGCACAAGAGAACGCAAAGCAGCCACTACGCTGGGGTTAATCTTGGGTGCATTTGTAATATGTTGGCTTCCTTTCTTTGTAAAAGAATTGGTTGTGAATGTCTGTGAAAAGTGTAAAATTTCTGAAGAAATGTCAAATTTTTTGACATGGCTCGGATATCTCAACTCCCTTATAAATCCACTGATTTATACAATCTTTAATGAAGACTTCAAGAAAGCCTTCCAAAAACTTGTACGATGTCGATGTTAG